Genomic segment of Plasmodium vinckei vinckei genome assembly, chromosome: PVVCY_10:
aaataataaacccTTAGAATGCTTATTTGCTTTTAGTATTTTAATAAGGCTATCAAAAAGTTTGTAACACATGCCgggtatatatttatgtaattgTAAATGAAATCACATAGGCTTTTACCATTTGATATTGCATCATGAGAGTTATAAGATGGGGAATTgtatatgttatatatacttgCATACATAATAAGATTGAccataaaaagaaaaatagtttcgttatataatattttaattaaatacaGACACCCtcgtttttatatattataaaaaattggagAATAATTATTGTATTGATATTATACGtaaaaaaactataataatatgaccaaataaatattttaaaataaaataattgaaaGCCTAAAGCTATACTCTTTGgtattataatatagaaatagctatttttaaatattaatatattcttaACTTGTTCACGTGTGGAAACGTACGGAAAcgtataaatatgtatagaaagaaaaattgCATGCTTTCCTGTTTTTTGTTTCACATTAATCTATAATTATGAAATGCAGTGCTTTAAATTGggatataaatatggtattttttaatgggacaattttttgtgtgtaagttaataattacaataataaaaataaaattccaTCCTATAAAATCCATTCGTATTGTATGCTTTTATGGCGGTAAAGGTATATCAAAATATCTTagcaatttaaaaattaatttttataacgCAAATTCCTATGTATATCtatttatgatatatttatttttaaattgctATGGTGCTACGGGAAAAAACAACACTATTATATAGGCACTGCACCTATTTAACAGCTTCAGGTAATGCcctattcctttttttgtttaatttttaaataagtaAAAGGTATACTTGTTCGCATAGAACTTGAATATTAATGATGAatgagaaatatataacacaattttagatataataaatagttCCCTTAATACAAtggtatttaaaaaaaaatataccaGTCAATAaagttaattttttatcattcaATGTatggtatatttttttcaaaaataaaattatatatatatatttatataaatacagtACCACAGTACCCGGTTGAAAAGCaacacaatttttattggtggcaatttaattttttatgttttagaAAAATGCGATAAATTAACTCGATATTCAGAGAATAACAATGTGtacaaaattttgaattataaaaaaaaattaaggcATTCCtcacaaaataaaagtgttaaaaatttatatattatcatataattaaaattttataattttatatataatatgatgtatgcatatataatgatgcagcaatatttatatgcaatttttaatgcaataaaaatatttttttaaggtAATATGTATTGTAATATTATCCAAACATTTCccccttttttattattattaactAATTTgtctttataaaatatattcatctaaaatttaaaaataaacatcaacaaaatttatgtataaatattatactatttttagtagaatatgtatttacataataatatacaaataaatttattaaacattcatttattattattgttatattttttttaatttatttaccttttttataattttttaaaaattacgTTATTTTgaaagataaatatattgtacatattttaaatggtTTATTAGtgaatattttgaataaataGAAGAGATATTTGGAAATCatatacattaaaaaatgtatatgtattatatgcatataattgtACATTTATAGAGAAAAAactatacaaaataataaaaaaataaatattattagatATATACGCATTTATACGACTTGAATACAATACTGCATTTaacttaatatatttacatgtTTAATGTGgttgaataaatataattattcttttagtgtttttaatttattgtGTCAAAATTTAGtaaatgtattatatatttatgatatTTAGTATTTAATATAGTTATGTGCTGACATGCACATTGTacattgtatatattaatattgtatttattagtatgtgctattatatgtatatttaagtatattaaaattaactGGACAATTATATTAGCGagtataaatgataaatatatgtatgacATTACTGATATGCTTTTAGTaccataaattatatagttATAATACCAAGAAGTATAATTTTATCTAttccaaatatatattatgtaaagAGGATATACTAGAGGATGATGTAATACACCATATTACATtactatatatgtattactATTGAATTGctgctattattttttttatttcattaaattttattttattttgtttaaaaatgaatttttttatgtgttATTGTTGAATACTAAAATAGaataaattgtaaaaatattatagctTAAAagcattatatatgtatatatacatatatatatgcattatttGTGAATGGACATAatggaaaaagaaaacTCTTGTTCAAATGCTAAGATATTTTTAGAATCAGAAAATAAAACCGAAAAAATTGATGGCGGTAAAGAATATGACGATGATGataacaatttaaaaaaaaataattttgcaAAAACAAAGATGGATGATAATGCgagtgaaaataaaaaagctGATAATCACAATGGCggagaaaatgaaataaataatactaaAAACGATAATACAATGCTAACTTCTAATGGTGGAGTCATGCCATCAAATGACGAAAATATGCTATTAAGTAGTAATAATACagtaattttattaaaatgtgtaaataataaaagtaaagTTAGAAATAATTCTAAAAATAGCTCCAAAGGTAGCTATAAGAaagagaaatataaaagaagtcatacaaaaaaagaaaaaaagtttaaagTAAATAGTGCCGGTGAAGATTTATTATCTGATTCTCGGGATTATCCTTCTTTAAAAgtgaattataaaattaataaaaaaacaaagaaaATGGTATTTCCCCAAATGACAATGAATGATAAGAATGAACGAATTTCTAGTAGTATATGTACAGATAATGCACGatttatgaattttttaaaagagcATGGAAAAAATGCTCATTACAAAAATCGTAAAAGATATAACATACGGAgacaacaaaaaaaaagtattcaaaaaaaagatgataatttaaaaacaataaataattatatattagaCATTCATGATAGAAATATGTCTAGTGCAAATATAGgatcaaataatatacataaatctAAAACATCGTTAAAATATCATACACATGATGAACAAGGTGACCAAGCTTATTTAAGCGAATTACAAATTGCAGAAAACGAACAAactgtaaaaaataaaaatcgtttaaaaagttatttaaatacaattaaagaggaaaataaaattaaaaaacacaaagataaaattaaagCATTCTTGTCTCAAACTCGATCCTTTATAtttcgaaaaaaaacattaagaaaaagaaaagaaaaaattataatatttttaaatcataatTATACACCACCATctgaaaatggaaaatttaatgatcatttttataaaactatACATAAGGACGATTTAGATAATttagaagaagaaaaaatatatcttgACAGTAATAAAGGAAATactatcaaaaaaattatatatagaatatttccacaattttccatatttagTTTAATCTTATTTGTTACATTTATTCAATGGGTAGTATTTATTATACTCATATCCGTAAAATCTGATTTTCCTTTAACACCATCAAGtaagataaatatttaaaaaaagaaaagaaacaaTAGCATTTCTATTcatgtgcatatatatcttattaatttattataattatcttTCTTCTATTTTCAGATGATTCGTTAAAGAATTTTGGCAGTAATTTTCCttatcaaatttttaaaaaggcAGAAGTTTATCGCCTTTTTACAGCTTTGTTTTTGCATTCAAATTTCAATCACATTTGTGCCAATACATATGTCCAGTTAACTGTCGGATTCTTATTAGAATATTTGTATGGAACATATGTCGTTTTTTTAGTTTACGTATTCACAggttagaaaaaaaaaaataataaacatgtTTTTCttagaaaaatgaaaataaatagcattgcatttttttataaaggTGATTACCTGGCTTATATTAgattgataatataaattttggtttgaataattaattttttttaggcatatatggaataatattatcatcTCCTTTAACATATTGTTACTCAACTACAGAAAGCAGTAGTAGTTCATCGGGAATTAttggaatatttttttcagaaATTGTGATGATGACTAATTTTAATGTAGACACAATTAGTATTAGtgttcatttattttgtttttttcttcttcttttatttcttaaatTCTCATTGAACACTATCagtattaatatttatagccATTTTTTTGGTTTCATTGGAGGTAagaattttaaaattaaatatatattttttattacattacAATAAGAATGTTTCATAtcatttcattatatatatatattttttttttaggaTTTTTGATaggaattattttaaagcGTAATCAATTGAAATACTTTTTAaagaataatttattaattcaaatattatCCCTCGTTTTTCTCATTGTAAGCTTAGCAACTgctatttatatttcaaCATCTGTCATCCAGAATTGCCCATATTAgatttaacaaaaaaatatatatatatataattaaagtcgtaacaaaattaaaagacaTGAATTggatatatgtgtatactACAACTATTCCTTTTGTATTGATGTCTTTTTTACGCATTTCTTTTCGTAAATTTCTTTgttattcattttaatatttaccACCTATTGTATttgcatttatttatgcaaCCATTTATATACCATTAAAGTATTAGTATACAGCTGCATGCATATTCGATGATAAAAAGGTGTGTTTTCCCTTTATTCTATCATTTTCCGatttatgcatttttattttattatatatctttcgttattttttttttgtaaaagaaatgatatatcattattttcgtatttttattcgattaaaaaatgaatacattgtatatttatttatttacttattattatttttttttttttgataatataaaatatgcttTAATGCAAACTCTCATTTGTAACTTTTGAATTTAAAATGCtgattattaatttattcacGTTATTTCAAATATCCTCAATGAATATTATGTATGGATATATGCAAGTGAAgataacaaataaaatgaaaaaaaatacataatttaatttcttttaagTAACCctttttatgtattataaCGGCGtaacaatataattatcaatGATATAATCATATTGATCATCATTTGAATAAGTGGAGTATAGAAGAAAAGAATGCCATTGTGAAATTAGTATATCCTTATATctctttataatattatacttGTACATTTATAAGCATGTACAGTTGTGGTATATGTCTGATTTggttaatttattttattatataatagaaTCCAGCTTTACATTTTCTTAAACTATTAccttcataaatatattgtataaaattattgtaaaaaaaaatatatataaacttattttaatataatccaacttaattaaattattatatttctttataaccgtaaaaaatatagcatGTATTTCCATTTAATCATGTGCAATATGTTCATATTATGTTTCCCGTTTTCCATAgcttttgttttaatagtaaaatttaataatatacaattttttttaaagtaacaggtgttaaaaaaatttatccattacatatattaattttggaaatttaatttttcgtttttttattatcttttccttttttattatttttttaagttattttttttttgaggGATGAATATATAACCCTAAGAATAactttacatttttaagaTACAATTTTCGCAGAAATTAGaaagtttatatttatacttcCATGctaattaatatatctgACATTTAAGTTTATATTACTATATTCCGAAAATATTACCTAACCGAATGTTTagtattatttgtatagtatatatatacatatccAGAGCATGAATTTTAGTTcgaacataaataaaagttaCTGATTGAAAGACAATTATTGTATTACTTCGTGGAAATTATGTATTCAACTTTTTCATTATGTTTCGAAtcattttaaataagttAATAAACCAATTTTAATTCGGAAGCCAATTATGCAAATAGTCATACATACATgattattacatatatgcaGAAATATATCCTGAAATATATGCGAGagatattaaataaattataacaaaCCTATGATATCATTTcagaataattttttttcttaaataaaatgtttatcGTAAAAAGTAACATATCCAATGACAATACGCTGGACCTGTCGGCAAAAAAAGAgcatatgaaaataacaaatattttgattaaaGTAATTGTCGCAATTAATGTATTAAGTCTCTTGCTCAATGTAATTTTATCTATAAAGCTTTATAATTGGTAAGTAAAAGGATTATATAATTAGAAGTGACCATGTTATGACTGCATGACATATTTTGGTGCACCTGGTAAACCTACTATCATGTCACTATTCCAATTtctgtttatattttgtttattcgTAGCTCTTATAATATTACAGCCTTCTTATTAATTTGGGCACAAACCTGCTTATGGGCCTATGTAGCAATCCTAAATCTATAtgatcaaaaatatatattttcggtatcatcattattagGATTTGACTTATATACACAAGTAaatgaaacaaaattaatttttgaatacattttaaataaacataGATCGCCACATATGCAAACATAGATTATGCTGgctaataaaatatgtctaaataaatatatattaataatttttttctactcCTTCCCCATTTGTATAGTGCTATTCTAGCTATGGTAATTTATTCCTTCCAGGAAATATTCAAGAGTACCAGTTTATGTCTATAGCTCTTTCGCATTTCCCCATTCTCTATATTTGCTATGACATTGTTATATTCCAATATGATAgcatttttatgaaaagtAATACTCgaaaattttctttaaatacataccttaaatttattgaagtgcatttatttcacccagtatcataaaaaatagaataatATTAGAAAAACAATAGTAATgcgtatatatttttgcttATGAGTTTGTCTTTTAAGAATCCATTTTATGAGGAGTAATTCAGAGAGTTGTCACTTTAGTAAAAGTTGATCattgtaaaataatatattacttCTATCGTATTTTTGTAGGCACGTTAAATTACACCTCTAAGGGCATATCGTTATTAGTATTTCATCTGCTTAGAGGGATATTCTCTTCCATATTTATAGCTggaatttttataatttcgaTGATCCTAAATTTGCAAAACGTGTTTAGAACATATCCAATATCAAAGCttactaataaaaaaaccCAAAAATATCTTtgtaatttaataaaaatataaattaactATATATAGTTGCACGCgtaatatatgcatatatatatgtatacatattttcttCCTTTTTTTCAGTATCAATATTTCTGTTTTATCTGATTGACTCCCAATTAAGGATAATAACATTCCTGTTTATAGTAGAAACTTACGATGCCAATCCATTCAAAATATTcgtctttatattttcacaggtttgcaaataaaaagaaaaaataattaagcatatactttttatataaatgccCATAAATTAGGCAtgcacatttttatcatattatttattatgtatatatattttttcttcattatgTGCAGATTATGACAATATGTGTTTGTATTGCTTTTGACACccgaatttttaaaaatataattgtcGGAATATCATCAATTTTGTGTTCtcctttatatattatattaaattcaGCAAATAGGTAAAATGCAAAAACATAAACAAATATCGAGTATTCGTATCTTTATTTCATcttcatataattaatcATCATTCTATAATCATatgcataattttttttattgtagaaattataataatgaaagaGTTATTAGACTTAGCAAGttgttaataaattttcgtttttttgagttttttttaatacttttttatgGATCCTTATATTACGATGATACCGAAATAGGAAACTTgtctattttatatattcagtAAGTTAAcgtaaaattgaaaatttatttttgtataaaatttttcattgtgttgtatataatatatatgcatatataaatatttatttttacttattttaCCATAGGTTAATTAGCTTAATActactattttttcatataattacatataaaaaaattattttatataaaagaatatttgATGAAACACACGATGGATTAAATGTAGATTTGTATAACAATATGAATGATGATTAGATCTATCtatgcatatgtatatttattttttctacatttttaattatactaaataatttatataaaaaataggcataattaattaatttttattttgtaaatttttatatatacacatgcatatataaattatgttgatttatatttttttttaataaatattgtgtattattaatcctcataattataataactaatattttttttgtctataatttatttatataataataatcttGTCGCATTTAAAATAGCCAGGACAACGTCGTAATCGATGTGTTCGCCTGAGTAAACATCAGGGggaaataaatgattttaataatatataagttaaaagcatttattttattattatcagttttatatttttacatttaaatttgttaaaaataGAAGATTGATAAACATCctcatcattattttttacattttttttatatgtctctaaatatttttctaggTTCTCTAtgacatttttatttgctataaaacatttacaaataataaaattaaatcaaaattatattttaattatgtaacaaataatataaataaacttGTTCACTTTGTttctatttataattactgtctttattgttattatttctattcatgttgtttttattcataAGAAAAGCctaaaaagaaagaaaagaaaataaacaaattcggaggatattattttcttagGATACCCCATAttagaaataatattattttatttttctaaatatttaaaatactTCATATGCAAGAGATGAAATACAATTGAATGTCATAAGGTCTAGATCCTTTTTTGTAACAACATTaagtattattttcaaaatctacaaatcaaaaaataaaaagaacatgcattaaattttacataaataaggaacattgttttattttatgtattacCTTCTCGCTATATCCCTTCAAATCAAACCATAATGGCTTTATTTTAACTGCCTACAAAAtagttttaataattttcctGATTTGATGTTGTCTTAGTAcaactaaaaaataagtgTATGGATAAGTTCATCGAATTTATGTCCACTCTCTagaagaaatattttataaccatcacatataattttatttacgtATATCCGCAATTGCTTActgttaatataaaaaaaagtttgtGAATgacaattttttcattcctATTTAAAGGCAGTATGCTTCTTAAGAAAAAGGGTCTAAATGAgtgtataaaattaaagcaAAATGATTTTGTTCTTAAATTCAAAATCGTCGAAAgtaataaaacattaatTATTGCAAATATAAGTTCGTTCTGTATATCATTCCATTCCTAAAAAATGAGTATAattaaagataaaatagacatatatttataattatagttaattttatattttaatattattttataaaaaatataacatttaAAAAGGAACTATTAAttaggaaaataaaaaagctAAAGGCTTCGTCGTTCAGCAATACAGTATCCTTcagaaacaaaaaaataaagaaataagaaaatgaaatagaAGATTAgggtaaataaaaaaatgtacaaaTAATCTATGATAAAACAGCTCATTAATAATGAAActaatatgaaaatgaatgcacattcaaatatatagccatttttttgtctatttataattacGCTGGTTATTAGTAAACTTAGTAAAAGAGATAAGGCCGAAACTCTAATGTTTATATCTACACTGTTAACTAGTGGTAAGAACAAACATTTTcttattatgtatttttctTTAGCGATTGTTTCATGTGGGgcttcatatttattagacGACAATAGTATATCATCAAAGGATTTATCAAAAGATGTTGATAAAATCATTAATAAAGGAGGGTttgttttttgtattttagGAAAGGGCAAAATTAGTAAAGCTAGAACAAAAATAGCTAAACtcttaaaataattatttgtaaattGGATAGCATGTATTAATAGTTGTATTATAGGAACTGATGAAGATAGAATATTgatgtttttaatttggttatattttctgcaatataatataagatttaatataaaataaaaaaaactattttcaaatttaagAGATGACAATATGAAGGTTTCATCATTGTCCTCAATGCTGTTAGTACAAATATTACTTTTGCAGGTTCTGATcttattatcatcattatttatattcttatGATCACTATTTGAAGGAACAGttttcttaaaaaatagatttagtgaattttttacataaaatgataatttttgcaaaacaataattatattgaatatatctttttgtgtatatacttctaaattttcaaaaaaaataaaaaagaaagaaaaaatgtcATTGATTTCTTCTGATTTATTAGAAATTGTATTCATATATCTAATTACTGTATTcatcattttataaatattaatgttCTTGCAATACTCTGATGAATACTTTTtcaatttaattattaaataataaatatagataatatcattattatgtatattttccatttctGCATCTTCCAATAgtttttttactaaatcCTGAAAATAACAGAATTTACACACTTTAAGTAAAATGGAAAAGGATAAGATTACCATTcattgaattttttatatgtataagaaaaaatataaaataaaacgaTGAATATgaagcatattttttattgtattattattacttttttatatataatatttttttcgtacGAATTTCAATTAATACTAagcttttaattttattttcaaggCTTACCTTATTCTTAGAAATAGACATATACAATCTGTTGTCAATTTGATCAGATTGGTTCGAAGAATATAAAGACAACTctaattttatcatataaataatgaaggCCACATACAGGTTATAATTGTTTACATTAacttttaaagaaaaaatgcaaT
This window contains:
- a CDS encoding rhomboid protease ROM8, putative, whose product is MDIMEKENSCSNAKIFLESENKTEKIDGGKEYDDDDNNLKKNNFAKTKMDDNASENKKADNHNGGENEINNTKNDNTMLTSNGGVMPSNDENMLLSSNNTVILLKCVNNKSKVRNNSKNSSKGSYKKEKYKRSHTKKEKKFKVNSAGEDLLSDSRDYPSLKVNYKINKKTKKMVFPQMTMNDKNERISSSICTDNARFMNFLKEHGKNAHYKNRKRYNIRRQQKKSIQKKDDNLKTINNYILDIHDRNMSSANIGSNNIHKSKTSLKYHTHDEQGDQAYLSELQIAENEQTVKNKNRLKSYLNTIKEENKIKKHKDKIKAFLSQTRSFIFRKKTLRKRKEKIIIFLNHNYTPPSENGKFNDHFYKTIHKDDLDNLEEEKIYLDSNKGNTIKKIIYRIFPQFSIFSLILFVTFIQWVVFIILISVKSDFPLTPSNDSLKNFGSNFPYQIFKKAEVYRLFTALFLHSNFNHICANTYVQLTVGFLLEYLYGTYVVFLVYVFTGIYGIILSSPLTYCYSTTESSSSSSGIIGIFFSEIVMMTNFNVDTISISVHLFCFFLLLLFLKFSLNTISINIYSHFFGFIGGFLIGIILKRNQLKYFLKNNLLIQILSLVFLIVSLATAIYISTSVIQNCPY